AGTGCTTAGAGAAAAGGATGCGGCGAGAACCTATGCTAGGTTTAGCCGTTAATGAGAAGATTAGGGACCTCGTGAAAGGCTACGTGCGCATGCGTACACCGGAGGAGTTGCGCGGGGAGATATCGCTACACCGACAATGGTACCTCCCAACCTTCACCGTTACGAGCCAACACAAGCAGGGAGGTTTTGAGCTACATAACTGGCTGTCTAACTCTCCCGCGTTCACCTCCGCCCTCAACGGCCACGCCAATGCTGCCCAGCAAAAGGCAATCGACGGGAGCCCGGAGTCGAGCTCCGATAAGATCCTTGCGACGTGGTGGGACCGAAGCCACGACACATTTGGTTTCAAACTCAACAGTCGACGCAAAGAAGAGATGATGAGGTTGGAGGGTCTACCTACAAAGCGGCAACTACTCAGCATCCTGATGAGTCTGTACGACCCACTCGGACTCATCGCCGGATATCTGCTGTATCTGAAGGTCCTACTGCAGGATGTTTGGCGAGCCGGGACAGGATGGGACGAGCCAATCCCGACCCAGCTGCAAACTCGGTGGAACAGGTGGCGTGATGGGCTGTCGTCGATCGAAAAAATCAGAATTCCGCGGTGTTATCGTCTCCATCCCCGTACAACATATCGCGACATCCAACTACATATATTCGTCGACGCCGGACAGGACGAATACGCAGCGGTCGCGTATTTGCGATTCCGTCACGAAACTTGCGTCGAAGTATCGCTAGTAGGCGCCAAGGCGAAGGTGGCGCCGCTGAAATACGTGTCGGTGCCGAGGCTCGAACTCCAGGCCGCCGTACTCGGCGCTAGGCTAGCCAAAACGATCGAGGACGGTCATCGTGTTCCCGTGAATCAGAAATATCTATGGACAGACTCCCGCGATGTGATGTGCTGGCTCAACGCGGACCATCGTAGGTACAGCGCCTTCGTTGCGCCGCGTGTCGGAGAGGTGCTCGACCTGACCGCGATCGAAAACTGGCGATGGGTCCCGACGAAGTTGAATGTGGCTGATGAATGCACAAAGTGGAGCAACCTAGAACAACACCTCCAGATGGACAGATGGTTGGGCGGTCCCGCCTTCCTACGTGAAAGGGAAGACCAATGGCCAACATCAGCAATGCCAGCAACTGCCACCAGCGAAGAGATGATACAGCATGTCGGGACGCACACTACACGAGATCCGTTGGTGCAACGGGAGCGCTTCTCAAAGTGGTCACGACTGCTACGAGCGACCGCGTACGTATGTCGATTCGTACAcagggacgacgacgccccACTCACACCAAATCATTTCCTCCTGGGCTCGTCTTCCGGCGTGAAGCCACTAACACTGCCAGGCGAGGCCCCACCGAACCTAAAAAACACCTGGAAAGCGGCACAACAACTGAACGATAGGATATGGAAGCGATGGGTCCGAACATACCTGCCGACCGTGAGGAAACTGTCCAAATGGTTCGACCACGTTCGCCCGATAAAGGTTGGCGAGCCCGTCCTGATAGTAGACGAAAACTATCCCAGAAACTGCTGGCCGCGTGGGATCGTGGTTGAAGTAATCGAATCGCGTGACGGAATAGTGCAGAATGGAAACGGTAAAGACGGCAAAGGGAACTCATCTACCTCCGACCTCTTACGAAGCTGGTGGTACTCGCCGTTGCACCAAAGGACGTGCAGCAGCCGGATCATTCGGACGAATGAGCGCCAGCGGCACCGGGGGGACTGTCGACTGTGGTCGTCGGGTTGCAGCGTCGAGTCAAATTTTATAGCGGGCTATAGTGGAATTATagcgagaaaaatgaaataaagtgcGCGGGCTTCCTCCGTTCCTGTGATCATCTTAGTGCCAAACCGATCGGAGGAAGCACGCTTTTTTAGCCTGCTCAGCGAAGCACGTTTAAAATTggtttccccctttctttGCCTAGATCCGAAATCTCGCCGCCGTGGCACCGGCGACAAAGCGTAAGTACACGACAACTGAGCTGTTTGGTGCATTGTTTATCAAATAACGAGTGTTTGCGTGTGTCTATTTGTCAAGTCAAGTGTCATATACTTGTTTATGCCGTTGCGTTAGCACAAACAATCACAGACACTAGCCGTGTTGCTGTGTACACTCTAAAGTCCAATGTCAAGCTCGATCACTGTTACCGCAGTGATTTCATTCCCTGGTACGAGCGGATGACGTAGTAGCCTAGTGTGCACAGGGATCTCCTCCTGCGAGAGGTCTGAGCTTGTAATCTAGTAACCGCGTGCAGTGTCGCTCCCGGCAGCAATACAGTGCCTACAATCGTAAAGGCGGCATCGACGCTTAGATCTATGTCGCTTCCAAGCAGACGCCAGGTTTGTTATCAAAACATCCCCAACAACACCTTCTCGTGCACAATCTCTCGCAGCGCTTTCTGGCAACTCATCGCAGCAATACAGTTTAGATATCCCCACATCTCGTGAGTCAGTTGGGGTGGCAGATGAAAAAGAAGAGCTGCACGGTTATCACTCATAATATCCCATCATTTATTTCCTTTGATATATATTTGATGGAGAGGTAGGGTTGAGGTTAGAGTGACCGATAAGCTTCATGGTTATTTTACTACATATTACAGTCATACACTTTATGTTGACTTTTGATGGATGTGACGCCATAGTTTAATCACATTCTCCTTTTACAATAGTCCGTATTATACGAATAATGCCGAATACAATGAAACCAATGGACACCTTGCAGGAACACATCGCTCAGTAAAACTACGTACAGGTGACTCAATTTGTCGCAGGTGTACAGATTACACCAGGGGACATACGTAAGTAGGCGAGCAGAGACGAGTATTTGGATCGAACAGCGAACCGACGGAACAATCGACGGTGTTTAGACTGAAACCATCCACAGTGGCGATGCATAACTTGTAGCTCTTACAACCGCGCCTGTCCTGGTTGACGAATTTACCTGGTTCGGTACACACGAATGGTTTCCTATCACTAGGACATACGTAAGAATTCGAGCAGACCCCGGCCTCGGGATCGAACAGCGCCTCGATACGACAATTCACGGTGATTGAAGCGAAGCCACCTTCAACGGAGTAGCAGTACTTGTAGCTCGAACAATCCGTGATGTCCGGGTTAACAAAATTGCCCGATCCTGTGCATTCGTACGGTTTTTCAGTCGTAGTTGGTTCTTCCGTCGTAGTTGGTTCTTCCGTCGTAGTTGTTGCTTCCGTCGTAGTTGTTACTTTCGTCGTTGTTGGGGGTCTGAACGTTGTGGTTGTTGGAATCACTATCGGGATGATTTGCGGCTCAGTTGTC
This sequence is a window from Anopheles darlingi chromosome 3, idAnoDarlMG_H_01, whole genome shotgun sequence. Protein-coding genes within it:
- the LOC125954327 gene encoding mucin-5AC-like gives rise to the protein MHTFVEITILVLLLLKETTPATPGNTMSDGFVCPDEGRYADTESSDCSRYYLCLKSGGTIVPNPAVCPLSTIFSPIVSQCVDKSTYVCSKQTPVPTTTPTIVPTIPTTVTSRPEVTTVVTTRTTEPQIIPIVIPTTTTFRPPTTTKVTTTTEATTTTEEPTTTEEPTTTEKPYECTGSGNFVNPDITDCSSYKYCYSVEGGFASITVNCRIEALFDPEAGVCSNSYVCPSDRKPFVCTEPGKFVNQDRRGCKSYKLCIATVDGFSLNTVDCSVGSLFDPNTRLCSPTYVCPLV